Proteins from a genomic interval of Beijerinckia indica subsp. indica ATCC 9039:
- a CDS encoding class I SAM-dependent methyltransferase translates to MTEAATLMDRMYRHQRHIYDASRKFYLLGRDGMIAGLAPPDQGTILEIGCGTGRNLIKAARMFPHTRCYGLDVSEEMLVSARQSIRRAGFSSRIEVAQADATAFDPLHLFGVARFDRVFISYALSMIPPWRDVLASACSVLTENGSLHVVDFGDQAGLPSWFGAALRQWLSWFSVTPRLTLEDDMRALARTRGLGCQFSRPLRSYAFQAVLQQNTAFNRSPNSL, encoded by the coding sequence CGCCATCAGCGTCACATTTATGACGCCAGCCGCAAATTCTACCTTCTTGGCCGCGACGGCATGATCGCCGGTCTCGCTCCCCCCGATCAAGGCACGATCCTGGAGATCGGCTGCGGCACCGGTCGCAATCTCATCAAGGCGGCGCGCATGTTCCCGCATACGCGCTGCTATGGCCTCGATGTCTCCGAGGAGATGCTGGTCTCGGCGCGTCAATCGATCCGGCGGGCTGGATTCTCCTCGCGCATCGAGGTCGCGCAGGCCGATGCCACAGCCTTCGATCCCTTGCACCTCTTCGGTGTCGCCCGTTTCGACCGGGTGTTCATCTCCTATGCTTTATCGATGATCCCGCCTTGGCGCGACGTGCTTGCCAGTGCTTGTTCCGTCCTCACCGAAAACGGCTCGCTGCATGTCGTCGATTTCGGTGATCAGGCGGGCCTGCCCTCCTGGTTCGGTGCGGCGTTACGCCAATGGCTTTCCTGGTTCTCCGTCACACCACGCCTGACGCTGGAAGACGACATGCGCGCTTTGGCCCGAACGCGCGGCCTTGGCTGTCAATTTTCGCGGCCATTGCGCTCCTATGCCTTCCAGGCCGTGCTGCAACAGAACACCGCGTTCAATCGCTCACCGAACAGCCTATAA
- a CDS encoding alpha-E domain-containing protein: MLSRTADNLFWLARYVERADFLARVIDATQRLSALPTTYVSTGTEWESALESSGAAEGFRAKYETIEAARVVDYLTFSADNPSSIRNCLEFARANARSVRTALTHETWEAINGAWIELKRFEGTNLAKGHYDREELSIFLDFVKKTSLDYDGTAYRTMLRNDAYWFSRLGLYIERADNTARILDVKYHVLLPEDEEVGGSLDYFQWAGILRAVSALTAYHWVYRETIKPWRIADLLILKKEMPRSLISCYDNICHFLDQISSAYGHNGAAQRQAHLVMERLSKATTKEIFQMGLHEFITAFVEDNSLLGQTISEQYLFN; the protein is encoded by the coding sequence ATGCTTTCCCGGACGGCTGATAATCTCTTCTGGCTTGCCCGCTATGTCGAGCGGGCTGATTTTCTCGCCCGCGTCATCGACGCGACGCAAAGGTTGAGCGCCTTGCCGACGACTTATGTCAGTACCGGCACCGAATGGGAAAGTGCGCTCGAATCCTCCGGCGCGGCGGAAGGGTTTCGCGCCAAATATGAGACGATCGAGGCGGCGCGCGTCGTTGATTATCTCACTTTCTCGGCGGATAATCCGTCCTCGATCCGGAATTGTCTTGAATTTGCCAGAGCCAATGCCCGTTCCGTGCGAACCGCTTTGACACATGAGACCTGGGAAGCCATCAATGGGGCTTGGATCGAACTGAAACGGTTCGAGGGCACCAATCTCGCCAAGGGCCATTACGATCGCGAGGAACTCTCCATATTCCTCGATTTCGTGAAAAAGACCTCACTCGATTATGACGGCACCGCCTATCGCACCATGCTGCGCAATGATGCCTATTGGTTCTCGCGGCTTGGTTTGTATATCGAACGTGCCGACAATACGGCGCGTATTCTCGACGTCAAATATCACGTGCTGCTGCCAGAGGATGAGGAAGTCGGCGGCTCGCTCGATTATTTCCAATGGGCAGGCATTTTGCGCGCGGTGTCAGCACTCACGGCATATCATTGGGTTTATCGTGAGACGATCAAGCCCTGGCGCATCGCTGATTTGTTGATCCTCAAGAAGGAAATGCCGCGCTCTTTGATTTCTTGCTATGACAATATCTGTCATTTCCTCGATCAGATTTCTAGCGCCTATGGCCATAATGGGGCGGCCCAAAGGCAGGCGCATCTCGTGATGGAACGGCTATCGAAAGCGACGACCAAAGAGATTTTCCAGATGGGTCTGCATGAATTCATCACGGCTTTCGTCGAAGATAATAGTCTTCTTGGTCAGACGATCAGCGAGCAATATTTGTTCAATTAG